In Streptomyces sp. NBC_00483, a single window of DNA contains:
- a CDS encoding DUF4365 domain-containing protein, translated as MALARPERGGLLPERIAPPRGTLATTACMETLQVGYLHAVAAAAGCSLSQPFPDNGIDWHVSHSSPGHAIDDEVTIKVQLKATYQVAPDPPGPSFAFTLDNAHLEKLARTPVSVHKILVVMLVPRSQDDWLRAAHDRLDLRHCCYWMNLAGHPVTGRRRTTVRVPTARIFDDRALCEIMARVGAGGRP; from the coding sequence ATGGCGCTCGCGCGGCCCGAACGAGGCGGGCTGCTGCCCGAGCGGATCGCACCGCCGCGCGGCACACTCGCCACCACCGCCTGCATGGAGACCCTGCAGGTGGGCTATCTGCATGCCGTGGCCGCCGCCGCGGGGTGCTCGCTCTCGCAGCCCTTTCCGGACAACGGCATCGACTGGCACGTCAGCCACAGCTCGCCGGGGCATGCGATCGACGACGAGGTCACCATCAAGGTGCAGCTCAAGGCGACGTACCAGGTCGCGCCCGATCCGCCGGGTCCCTCCTTCGCCTTCACGCTCGACAACGCGCACCTGGAGAAGCTCGCCCGCACCCCGGTCTCGGTGCACAAGATCCTCGTCGTGATGCTCGTGCCGCGCTCCCAGGACGACTGGCTGCGGGCCGCCCACGACCGGCTCGACCTGCGGCACTGCTGCTACTGGATGAACCTCGCCGGACACCCGGTCACCGGGCGGCGCAGGACCACCGTGCGCGTCCCGACGGCGCGGATCTTCGACGACCGCGCGCTCTGCGAGATCATGGCCAGGGTGGGCGCGGGTGGACGGCCCTGA
- a CDS encoding 3'-5' exonuclease has translation MTCWYEGPLAAFDTETTGVDVENDRIVSAAIVVQDAAGTRPRVSRWLVNPGVPVPPGATEVHGLTDEHLQLNGRWPAPVMEEVGRALAEQAAAGRPLVVMNAPFDLTLLDRELKRHRASSLSLYLATASLCVIDPRVLDKHLDRYRKGRRTLTDLCAHYEVELADAHDAAADAQASLDLVREVGRRFASRLERLSPAELHTLQAVWHAAQARGLQAWFARSGNPETVDPAWPLRPELPAAA, from the coding sequence ATGACGTGCTGGTACGAGGGTCCACTGGCCGCCTTCGACACCGAGACGACCGGCGTGGACGTGGAGAACGATCGCATTGTGTCCGCCGCGATCGTGGTGCAGGACGCGGCGGGAACGCGCCCACGGGTATCACGCTGGTTGGTGAACCCCGGGGTGCCGGTGCCGCCGGGTGCCACCGAGGTGCACGGGCTTACCGACGAGCATCTGCAGCTCAACGGGCGCTGGCCGGCGCCCGTGATGGAGGAGGTCGGGCGGGCACTCGCCGAGCAGGCCGCGGCGGGCCGCCCGCTGGTCGTGATGAACGCCCCGTTCGATCTGACGCTGCTGGACCGCGAGTTGAAGCGGCACCGGGCCTCGTCGCTCTCCCTCTACTTGGCGACCGCGTCCCTGTGCGTGATCGACCCGCGCGTCCTGGACAAGCACCTGGACCGCTACCGCAAGGGCCGTCGCACGCTGACGGATCTGTGCGCGCACTACGAGGTGGAGCTGGCGGACGCGCACGACGCGGCGGCGGACGCGCAGGCGTCCCTCGACCTGGTGCGGGAGGTGGGCCGCAGGTTCGCGTCCCGCCTGGAGCGCCTCTCCCCCGCCGAGTTGCACACCCTGCAGGCGGTCTGGCACGCGGCACAGGCCCGCGGCCTGCAGGCCTGGTTCGCCCGCAGCGGCAACCCGGAGACGGTGGACCCGGCGTGGCCGCTGCGCCCGGAACTTCCGGCGGCAGCCTGA
- a CDS encoding SRPBCC family protein encodes MDRSRRDWTHYRFRSVWELPAPPGAVYAVLERAEEYPRWWPQVRSVTPLDGSATSGVAVFRSFLPYELHVTAREARRDPAAGTLQIAMTGDLEGWARWTLTPLPGGGTRAVYDQEVEVSKPLMRRFALPGRPVFLANHAWMMRGGRRGLAAHLQPV; translated from the coding sequence ATGGACCGCAGCCGTCGCGACTGGACCCATTACCGCTTTCGCAGTGTGTGGGAACTGCCCGCCCCGCCGGGCGCCGTGTACGCGGTGCTCGAGCGGGCCGAGGAGTATCCGCGGTGGTGGCCCCAGGTCCGCTCGGTGACACCGCTGGACGGGAGCGCGACCAGCGGCGTCGCCGTCTTCCGGTCCTTTCTTCCCTACGAGCTGCACGTCACGGCGCGCGAGGCGCGTCGTGACCCGGCCGCGGGGACCCTGCAGATCGCGATGACCGGGGACCTGGAGGGCTGGGCGCGCTGGACGCTGACGCCGCTGCCCGGCGGCGGCACCCGTGCCGTCTACGACCAGGAGGTCGAGGTGAGCAAGCCGCTGATGCGCCGGTTCGCGCTGCCCGGCCGTCCGGTGTTCCTGGCCAACCACGCGTGGATGATGCGCGGCGGGCGGAGGGGGCTTGCCGCCCATCTGCAACCGGTTTGA